The Blastococcus sp. HT6-4 genome window below encodes:
- a CDS encoding biliverdin-producing heme oxygenase — MAAVEEAAHHHHRSGDDDVLRVLRTGTADEHETVERTLDLLDPALDRTRLVQVVTLLHGFWVAAERGLDEWAGRLPVDARSVDWPRRRRAELFAVDLAALGAPASTAVPALPAVPGTDDALGRLYVLEGSTLGGTFIDRHLADLPGLAGVRIRAFSPYGPDTGAMWAGYRHVTRARVAAGGDAERILASARETFRALAEWCRPATRVDGARA, encoded by the coding sequence ATGGCTGCGGTAGAAGAGGCTGCGCACCACCACCACCGCAGCGGGGACGACGACGTGCTGCGTGTGCTCCGCACGGGCACCGCGGACGAGCACGAGACCGTCGAGCGCACGCTGGACCTGCTCGACCCCGCGCTCGACCGGACCAGGCTCGTGCAGGTGGTCACCCTCCTGCACGGCTTCTGGGTGGCGGCCGAGCGGGGGCTCGACGAGTGGGCCGGCCGCCTGCCGGTGGACGCCCGGTCCGTCGACTGGCCCCGGCGGCGCCGGGCCGAGCTGTTCGCGGTCGACCTGGCCGCCCTGGGCGCCCCCGCGTCGACCGCGGTGCCGGCGCTCCCCGCGGTCCCCGGCACCGACGACGCGCTGGGCCGGCTCTACGTCCTGGAGGGCTCCACCCTCGGCGGCACGTTCATCGACCGGCATCTCGCCGACCTCCCCGGGCTGGCCGGCGTCCGCATCCGGGCGTTCTCGCCGTACGGCCCCGACACCGGCGCGATGTGGGCCGGCTACCGCCACGTCACCCGGGCCCGCGTCGCGGCCGGAGGCGACGCCGAGCGCATCCTCGCCTCCGCGCGGGAGACCTTCCGCGCGCTGGCCGAGTGGTGCCGGCCCGCGACCCGGGTCGACGGGGCGCGGGCATGA
- a CDS encoding helix-turn-helix domain-containing protein codes for MRDDLQELVDEVSRVLAAPATLEDADFTLLAFCAHDDSGADPMDAVRTRSILTRSSSRDTRRWFEEFGISSATRPLRTPADPAAGILTRLVLPVRHEGRARGYLWLLDDGRTDPDDEADPALARALDLAADAGRLLAGRPEEDLGRTLADALTGRPGARAQAARRLADRLTGDGAQVLVALSPAGGAVPPGWRLPAAGTVAAVVDGGPVAVLVPLPADTDLRPAGALAAASLGSLPAASTAGVSAVRRGADALADQWREARAAVRVAAAVERFSPVAHWGELGAWRLAAELPGPDPAVLPLVEDAVLARTAEVFLDCAGSAVRTADALCIHRHTLYYRLGRITALTGLDLADGDARLLVHAGLRAARLAGLLRPRLS; via the coding sequence ATGCGGGACGACCTGCAGGAACTCGTCGACGAGGTCTCCCGGGTGCTGGCCGCCCCCGCGACGCTCGAGGACGCGGACTTCACGCTGCTGGCCTTCTGCGCCCACGACGACAGCGGCGCCGATCCGATGGACGCCGTCCGCACCCGCTCGATCCTGACCCGGAGCTCGTCCCGGGACACCCGCCGCTGGTTCGAGGAGTTCGGCATCTCCTCGGCGACCCGCCCGCTGCGGACGCCGGCCGATCCGGCTGCCGGGATCCTCACCCGGCTGGTGCTGCCCGTCCGGCACGAGGGCCGCGCGCGGGGCTACCTGTGGCTGCTGGACGACGGCCGGACCGACCCCGACGACGAGGCCGACCCGGCGCTGGCCCGGGCCCTCGACCTGGCCGCGGACGCCGGCCGGCTGCTCGCCGGACGGCCCGAGGAGGACCTGGGCCGCACGCTCGCCGACGCGCTCACCGGCCGGCCCGGGGCCCGGGCGCAGGCGGCCCGCCGGCTGGCCGACCGGCTGACCGGCGACGGGGCCCAGGTGCTGGTGGCCCTGTCCCCCGCCGGCGGCGCCGTGCCCCCGGGGTGGCGGCTGCCGGCGGCGGGGACCGTGGCGGCCGTCGTCGACGGCGGCCCGGTCGCGGTGCTGGTGCCGCTCCCGGCGGACACCGACCTGCGCCCCGCCGGCGCGCTGGCCGCCGCGTCGCTGGGCTCGCTGCCGGCGGCGAGCACCGCCGGGGTGTCCGCGGTGCGCCGCGGCGCCGACGCGCTCGCCGACCAGTGGCGCGAGGCCCGGGCCGCGGTGCGGGTCGCCGCGGCGGTCGAGCGGTTCTCCCCGGTCGCGCACTGGGGCGAGCTCGGTGCGTGGCGGCTGGCCGCCGAGCTGCCGGGCCCCGACCCGGCCGTGCTCCCGCTGGTCGAGGACGCCGTGCTGGCCCGGACGGCGGAGGTGTTCCTGGACTGCGCCGGCAGCGCAGTCCGGACCGCCGACGCGCTGTGCATCCACCGGCACACGCTGTACTACCGGCTGGGCCGGATCACCGCTCTGACCGGCCTGGACCTGGCCGACGGCGACGCCCGCCTGCTGGTGCACGCCGGGCTGCGGGCCGCGCGCCTGGCCGGGCTCCTCCGGCCGCGGCTCTCCTGA
- a CDS encoding proline dehydrogenase family protein, whose translation MVLSKALLAASRRPGLQRVVTGTPATRRVVDRFVAGETLADALTAARTLAADGISVTLDHLGEDVTSRAGAEHSRDAYLAALEGLAGLGLGDRAEVSVKLSAFGQALPDGHDTALELVRPVVEAATAAGTTVTLDMEDHRTIDSTLAALAELRKEHPGTGAVLQAMLHRTEDDAKALAVTGSRVRLVKGAYDEPATVAYQKKKDVDAAYARCLEILMAGPGYPMVGSHDPAVIQRAHELAAQQSRAADSWEVQMLYGIRPDEQRRLAAGGTRVRAYVPYGVDWYAYFVRRLAERPANVGFFVRSLITTS comes from the coding sequence GTGGTGCTCTCCAAGGCTCTGCTGGCGGCGTCCCGCCGACCCGGGCTGCAACGGGTGGTCACCGGCACCCCGGCGACCCGCCGCGTGGTCGACCGGTTCGTCGCGGGCGAGACCCTGGCCGACGCGCTGACCGCCGCCCGCACCCTGGCCGCCGACGGCATCTCGGTGACCCTCGACCACCTCGGCGAGGACGTCACCTCGCGCGCCGGGGCCGAGCACTCCCGCGACGCCTACCTCGCCGCTCTCGAGGGGCTGGCCGGTCTGGGCCTCGGGGACCGCGCCGAGGTCTCGGTGAAGCTGTCGGCCTTCGGCCAGGCCCTGCCCGACGGCCACGACACCGCCCTGGAGCTGGTGCGCCCGGTGGTCGAGGCGGCGACCGCCGCGGGCACCACGGTGACCCTCGACATGGAGGACCACCGCACGATCGACTCCACGCTCGCCGCACTGGCCGAGCTGCGCAAGGAGCACCCCGGCACCGGCGCCGTCCTGCAGGCGATGCTCCACCGCACCGAGGACGACGCCAAGGCCCTCGCCGTCACCGGTTCCCGCGTGCGCCTGGTGAAGGGCGCCTACGACGAACCGGCGACCGTGGCGTACCAGAAGAAGAAGGACGTCGACGCCGCCTACGCGCGCTGCCTGGAGATCCTCATGGCCGGGCCGGGGTACCCGATGGTCGGCTCGCACGACCCGGCGGTGATCCAGCGCGCGCACGAGCTGGCCGCCCAGCAGTCGCGGGCCGCGGACTCGTGGGAGGTGCAGATGCTCTACGGCATCCGGCCCGACGAGCAGCGCCGCCTCGCCGCCGGCGGCACCCGCGTGCGGGCCTACGTCCCGTACGGCGTCGATTGGTACGCGTACTTCGTGCGCCGGCTGGCCGAGCGCCCGGCCAACGTCGGCTTCTTCGTCCGTTCCCTGATCACCACATCCTGA
- the pruA gene encoding L-glutamate gamma-semialdehyde dehydrogenase gives MDAVTRVPAPRNEPVRDYAPGAAERAALQTRLAELAAEPLELTSTIGGRQRMAAGERFDVVQPHRHAAVLGASAHATHADAQDAVRCAKEAAPAWQELSFDDRAAVFLKAADLLAGPWRQTLNAATMLGQSKTAYQAEIDSACELIDFWRWNVHFASRILAEQPESAPGFWNRSDHRPLEGFVYAITPFNFTAIAGNLPTAPALMGNTVVWKPAPTQQFAAHFVMRLLEAAGLPPGVINMVTGDGIPVSEVALADRDLAGIHFTGSTPVFQHLWRTVGNNISSYRGYPRIVGETGGKDFVVAHASADVDVLRTALVRGAFEYQGQKCSAASRAYVPRSVWARLKDDLVATTESLEQGDVTDFSNFMGAVIDRKSFSKLSGVIDRVDDDPALSIVAGGEKDDSEGFFVRPTIIEGTDPGHEVFTTEYFGPVLAVHVYEDAEYDAVLAQMESAAPYALTGAVIAQDRAAVAHAQKFLRHAAGNFYVNDKPTGAVVGQQPFGGGRASGTNDKAGAAQNLQRWTSTRSIKETFVPATDHRYPHMG, from the coding sequence ATGGACGCCGTCACCCGTGTCCCCGCTCCGCGCAACGAGCCGGTCCGCGACTACGCCCCCGGAGCCGCCGAGCGGGCCGCCCTGCAGACCCGGCTGGCCGAGCTGGCCGCCGAGCCGCTGGAGCTGACCAGCACCATCGGCGGGCGGCAGCGCATGGCCGCCGGGGAGCGGTTCGACGTCGTGCAGCCGCACCGGCACGCCGCCGTCCTCGGGGCCTCGGCGCACGCGACCCACGCCGACGCGCAGGACGCCGTCCGCTGCGCCAAGGAGGCCGCGCCCGCCTGGCAGGAGCTCTCGTTCGACGACCGCGCGGCGGTCTTCCTGAAGGCCGCGGACCTGCTGGCCGGCCCGTGGCGGCAGACCCTCAACGCCGCCACGATGCTCGGCCAGAGCAAGACCGCCTACCAGGCCGAGATCGACAGCGCCTGCGAGCTGATCGACTTCTGGCGCTGGAACGTGCACTTCGCGAGCCGGATCCTGGCCGAGCAGCCGGAGTCGGCCCCCGGCTTCTGGAACCGCAGCGACCACCGGCCGCTCGAGGGCTTCGTGTACGCGATCACGCCGTTCAACTTCACCGCGATCGCCGGGAACCTGCCCACGGCGCCGGCGCTCATGGGCAACACCGTGGTCTGGAAGCCGGCGCCGACCCAGCAGTTCGCCGCGCACTTCGTCATGCGGCTGCTGGAGGCCGCGGGCCTGCCGCCCGGGGTGATCAACATGGTCACCGGCGACGGGATCCCGGTGTCGGAGGTGGCCCTGGCCGACCGCGACCTCGCCGGGATCCACTTCACCGGGTCGACCCCGGTGTTCCAGCATCTGTGGCGCACGGTGGGCAACAACATCTCGTCCTACCGCGGCTACCCGCGGATCGTCGGGGAGACCGGCGGCAAGGACTTCGTCGTCGCGCACGCCTCGGCCGACGTCGACGTGCTGCGCACCGCGCTCGTCCGGGGCGCGTTCGAGTACCAGGGGCAGAAGTGCTCCGCGGCCTCGCGCGCCTACGTCCCGCGCAGCGTGTGGGCCCGGCTGAAGGACGACCTGGTCGCCACCACCGAGTCCCTCGAGCAGGGCGACGTCACCGACTTCTCGAACTTCATGGGCGCGGTCATCGACCGGAAGTCGTTCTCGAAGCTCTCCGGCGTCATCGACCGGGTCGACGACGACCCGGCGCTGTCGATCGTGGCGGGCGGGGAGAAGGACGACAGCGAGGGCTTTTTCGTGCGGCCCACGATCATCGAGGGCACCGACCCCGGCCACGAGGTCTTCACCACCGAGTACTTCGGCCCGGTGCTCGCCGTCCACGTCTACGAGGACGCCGAGTACGACGCGGTGCTGGCGCAGATGGAGTCCGCGGCGCCGTACGCGCTCACCGGCGCGGTCATCGCCCAGGACCGCGCGGCGGTCGCGCACGCCCAGAAGTTCCTGCGCCACGCGGCGGGCAACTTCTACGTCAACGACAAGCCGACCGGCGCCGTCGTCGGCCAGCAGCCCTTCGGTGGCGGGCGGGCGTCGGGCACGAACGACAAGGCCGGCGCCGCGCAGAACCTCCAGCGGTGGACCAGCACCCGGTCGATCAAGGAGACCTTCGTGCCGGCGACCGACCACCGCTACCCCCACATGGGCTGA
- a CDS encoding DUF488 domain-containing protein produces MPLLTVGHGPEDRHRLGDRLTSAGVGLVVDVRRFPGSRTNPDARREELAGWLPAAGVGYRWEERLGGRRRLPPGDPVADDWWTVAQFAAYAAHTRTPEFAAALDQVLADAAATTVAVMCSESVWWRCHRRLVADVAVLARDVPVHHLMPDGRLTPHPPADGAVLGSDGQVHWPGAVTP; encoded by the coding sequence GTGCCGCTGCTGACCGTGGGCCACGGGCCCGAGGACCGCCACCGGCTCGGTGACCGCCTCACCAGCGCCGGCGTGGGGCTGGTCGTCGACGTCCGCCGCTTCCCCGGCAGCCGCACCAACCCGGACGCGCGGCGCGAGGAGCTGGCCGGGTGGCTGCCCGCCGCGGGCGTCGGCTACCGGTGGGAGGAACGGCTGGGCGGACGCCGCCGGCTCCCGCCCGGTGATCCGGTGGCCGACGACTGGTGGACCGTCGCGCAGTTCGCCGCGTACGCCGCCCACACCCGGACGCCGGAGTTCGCCGCGGCCCTCGACCAGGTGCTCGCCGACGCCGCCGCGACGACGGTGGCCGTCATGTGCAGCGAGAGCGTCTGGTGGCGCTGCCACCGGCGGCTGGTCGCCGACGTCGCCGTCCTCGCCCGCGACGTCCCGGTGCACCACCTCATGCCCGACGGCCGGCTCACCCCCCACCCGCCCGCCGACGGCGCGGTGCTGGGTTCTGACGGGCAGGTCCACTGGCCCGGCGCCGTGACGCCCTGA
- a CDS encoding MFS transporter, whose product MSGEAVEVRASLWRSRGVWALVGVTALGFASYFLTLASLPAYAVAGGAPESTAGVVTAVFLVVTIAVQTVVPALTNRFGVGPVFAAGLLALGLPAPFYVLDDGVAWICALSAVRGAGFAVITVLGATLAARVAPPERRGESIGLYGLAIALPNMVAIPAGVALVLNGHVGWLSWLSASPVLGLVFLPMLLRSMTSHEDRGPSGNARAAVRAALVPSVVLFVVTTAGGGLVTFLPIDRPDGQLATGALLLWGLAGAVTRWRAGVLADRVGTRLLLPLAVLLGALGLAVAAVGLWTHPVWVLLGSAMFGAGFGAVQNLTLLRSFARAGEDGTTAASAVWNASFDAGTATGALLLGFTFGAVGLPWTFVLSAVALAVVLPLARVAARPVPARS is encoded by the coding sequence GTGAGCGGGGAAGCGGTGGAGGTGCGGGCCTCCCTGTGGCGGTCGCGCGGGGTGTGGGCGCTCGTGGGGGTCACCGCTCTCGGGTTCGCCAGCTACTTCCTGACGCTGGCCTCGCTGCCGGCCTACGCGGTGGCCGGCGGCGCGCCGGAGAGCACCGCCGGCGTGGTGACGGCGGTCTTCCTCGTGGTCACCATCGCCGTCCAGACCGTGGTGCCCGCGCTGACCAACCGGTTCGGCGTCGGGCCCGTGTTCGCGGCCGGGCTCCTCGCGCTGGGGCTGCCCGCGCCGTTCTACGTGCTCGACGACGGCGTGGCGTGGATCTGCGCGCTCTCGGCGGTGCGCGGGGCCGGGTTCGCGGTCATCACCGTGCTCGGCGCGACCCTGGCGGCCCGGGTCGCCCCGCCGGAGCGGCGCGGCGAGTCGATCGGCCTGTACGGCCTGGCCATCGCGCTGCCCAACATGGTGGCGATCCCGGCCGGGGTGGCGCTGGTGCTGAACGGGCACGTCGGATGGCTGTCGTGGCTGTCGGCCTCACCGGTGCTGGGGCTGGTCTTCCTGCCCATGCTGCTGCGGTCGATGACCAGCCACGAGGACCGCGGGCCGTCGGGGAACGCGCGGGCGGCCGTGCGCGCCGCCCTGGTGCCGTCGGTCGTGCTGTTCGTGGTCACGACCGCCGGCGGTGGGCTGGTCACGTTCCTGCCCATCGACCGGCCCGACGGGCAGCTGGCGACCGGAGCGCTCCTGCTGTGGGGGCTGGCCGGCGCGGTGACGCGGTGGCGGGCCGGCGTGCTGGCCGACCGGGTCGGCACCCGGCTGCTGCTGCCGCTGGCGGTCCTGCTGGGGGCCCTCGGGCTCGCCGTCGCGGCCGTGGGGCTGTGGACCCACCCGGTCTGGGTGCTGCTCGGCTCGGCGATGTTCGGGGCGGGGTTCGGGGCGGTCCAGAACCTCACCCTGCTGCGCTCCTTCGCCCGCGCAGGGGAGGACGGCACGACGGCGGCGAGTGCGGTCTGGAACGCCTCGTTCGACGCCGGGACGGCCACCGGGGCGCTGCTGCTGGGCTTCACCTTCGGCGCCGTCGGGCTGCCCTGGACCTTCGTGCTCTCGGCCGTCGCGCTCGCCGTCGTGCTGCCGCTGGCGCGGGTGGCCGCCCGTCCGGTGCCGGCCCGGTCCTGA
- a CDS encoding GAF domain-containing protein, producing MRSAPRSGDRHEHRRVPRRGAAPGGPAPVAGAGGRQRRRQPVAGARSRPLRCLHPPPRHPGPPGAQRPVPRRRGARGMGPELRAVLRDRGRPWGAVILFRETGSRDFTEAEVELVAALAPDVAAAVRRTLLVSEVAHRDAEEGPGMAVLRVDGPRIDVELASRAARVLMDQMPDSRIDGVPVGVHVLVSGSSRREDAVSRRPCGCGRAGG from the coding sequence GTGCGGTCTGCTCCTCGATCCGGCGACCGTCATGAACACCGGCGGGTACCACGACGAGGGGCTGCCCCTGGAGGTCCTGCCCCGGTTGCTGGAGCTGGAGGTCGGCAGCGACGACGTCAACCGGTTGCCGGCGCTCGCTCGCGACCGCTCCGGTGTCTCCACCCTCCACCGCGCCACCCGGGACCGCCCGGAGCTCAGCGCCCGGTACCGCGACGTCGTGGTGCCCGCGGGATGGGACCTGAGCTGCGGGCGGTGCTGCGCGACCGGGGCCGCCCCTGGGGCGCGGTGATCCTCTTCCGCGAGACCGGGTCACGCGACTTCACCGAGGCGGAGGTGGAGCTGGTCGCCGCGCTGGCGCCCGACGTCGCTGCTGCCGTCCGACGCACCCTGCTGGTGTCCGAGGTCGCCCACCGGGACGCCGAGGAGGGGCCCGGGATGGCGGTGCTGCGGGTCGACGGCCCGCGCATCGACGTGGAGCTGGCCAGCAGGGCGGCGCGGGTGCTCATGGACCAGATGCCCGACTCGCGCATCGACGGCGTCCCGGTCGGCGTCCACGTGCTGGTGTCCGGCTCATCGCGGCGGGAGGACGCCGTCAGTCGGCGCCCGTGCGGTTGCGGACGGGCCGGTGGATGA
- a CDS encoding LuxR C-terminal-related transcriptional regulator produces MSVQVDVLEPAGREGPERLSLVIEPVAPYELAEVIAEAYGLTAREREVARLVVAGNSNPEVAAALSISLTTVQDHLKKVYAKLGVGSRHELTARMFFDQYLPRQLSRLPVGGDGWYLPATPPR; encoded by the coding sequence ATGAGCGTGCAGGTCGACGTCCTGGAGCCGGCCGGCCGGGAGGGGCCCGAGCGGCTGTCGCTGGTGATCGAGCCGGTGGCGCCCTACGAGCTGGCGGAGGTGATCGCCGAGGCCTACGGGCTCACCGCCCGGGAGCGCGAGGTGGCCCGGCTGGTGGTGGCGGGGAACAGCAACCCCGAGGTGGCCGCGGCGCTGTCGATCTCGCTGACCACCGTCCAGGACCACCTGAAGAAGGTCTACGCGAAGCTGGGGGTCGGCAGCCGGCACGAGCTGACCGCCCGCATGTTCTTCGACCAGTACCTGCCGCGCCAACTGTCCCGGCTGCCGGTCGGTGGCGACGGCTGGTACCTGCCCGCGACCCCGCCCCGCTGA
- a CDS encoding ABC transporter permease — translation MTVTEHSRTVDLDPNRHVPGVRRPGFTDTLRAEWIKFWSVRSTPWSVVALVALGAGLTVLVCALIAADLADGSASDPARAFITWGMTVAQITAIVLGALVVTSEYGTGMIRATLTATPRRGRVLAAKAVVLTTTLFVVGTVTAVLGYLGGNWFLQREGVGLALSDDGVLRALLGSGLYMAGIGLFAAAVGLLVRHTAAALSIVLALLLVVGNMVVLLPGAWGEWATKLMPGNAGSVVATPVSFDPNLLDPWIGFAVFCAEVAVVVLAGYPVLRRRDA, via the coding sequence ATGACCGTCACCGAGCATTCCCGCACCGTCGACCTCGACCCCAACCGGCACGTCCCCGGGGTGCGCCGGCCCGGCTTCACGGACACCCTGCGCGCCGAGTGGATCAAGTTCTGGTCGGTCCGCTCGACACCGTGGTCCGTCGTCGCGCTGGTCGCCCTCGGCGCCGGGCTGACCGTCCTGGTCTGCGCCCTGATCGCCGCCGACCTCGCCGACGGCAGCGCCTCCGACCCTGCCCGTGCGTTCATCACCTGGGGCATGACCGTCGCCCAGATCACCGCGATCGTGCTCGGTGCCCTGGTCGTCACGAGCGAGTACGGCACCGGGATGATCCGCGCGACGCTGACCGCGACCCCGCGCCGGGGCCGGGTGCTCGCGGCCAAGGCGGTCGTGCTCACCACGACGCTGTTCGTGGTCGGCACCGTCACCGCCGTGCTCGGCTACCTGGGCGGCAACTGGTTCCTGCAGCGGGAGGGCGTCGGCCTGGCGCTCAGCGACGACGGCGTGCTCCGCGCGCTGCTCGGCAGTGGCCTGTACATGGCCGGGATCGGGCTGTTCGCCGCCGCCGTCGGCCTGCTCGTGCGGCACACCGCCGCCGCCCTGTCGATCGTGCTCGCGCTGCTCCTGGTCGTCGGCAACATGGTGGTGCTGCTGCCCGGCGCCTGGGGCGAGTGGGCCACCAAGCTGATGCCCGGGAACGCCGGCTCGGTGGTGGCCACCCCGGTGTCGTTCGACCCGAACCTGCTCGACCCGTGGATCGGCTTCGCGGTGTTCTGCGCCGAGGTCGCCGTCGTCGTCCTCGCCGGCTACCCGGTCCTCCGGCGCCGCGACGCCTGA
- a CDS encoding ABC transporter ATP-binding protein yields MIEARELTKRYGTRTAVDGVSFTVHPGRVTGFLGPNGAGKSTTMRMLLGLDRPSAGSITVNGRAYADYPAPLREVGALLEARALHPGRSARDHLRWMAASNGIPVRRIDEVLDMVGLTDVAGQRVGRFSLGMGQRLGIAVALLGDPPVVVLDEPVNGLDPEGIRWVRRLTRNLAAEGRTVFLSSHLMAEMALTAEHLVVIGRGRVLADCSMPDFIAEHAASYVRVRAPQQTEVADLLRRQGLDVVVQEQELRVQGLDAAAIGELIGKRGLLLHELTLVRSSLEDAFMTLTADSVEYHASTAAGVPA; encoded by the coding sequence ATGATCGAGGCACGGGAGCTCACCAAGAGGTACGGCACCCGGACCGCCGTCGACGGCGTCTCCTTCACCGTCCACCCGGGCCGGGTCACCGGCTTCCTCGGGCCGAACGGCGCCGGCAAGTCGACGACGATGCGCATGCTGCTCGGGCTCGACCGGCCCAGCGCGGGCAGCATCACCGTCAACGGCCGCGCGTACGCCGACTACCCCGCGCCGCTGCGCGAGGTCGGCGCCCTGCTGGAGGCCCGGGCGCTGCACCCGGGGCGCTCCGCCCGCGACCACCTCCGCTGGATGGCGGCGAGCAACGGGATACCCGTGCGCCGCATCGACGAGGTGCTCGACATGGTCGGCCTCACCGACGTCGCCGGCCAGCGGGTGGGCCGGTTCTCCCTGGGCATGGGCCAGCGCCTGGGCATCGCCGTCGCACTGCTGGGCGACCCGCCCGTCGTCGTCCTCGACGAGCCGGTCAACGGCCTGGACCCCGAGGGCATCCGCTGGGTGCGCAGGCTCACCCGGAACCTCGCGGCCGAGGGCCGCACGGTGTTCCTCTCCAGCCACCTCATGGCGGAGATGGCGCTGACCGCCGAGCACCTCGTCGTCATCGGCCGTGGCAGGGTGCTGGCCGACTGCTCGATGCCCGACTTCATCGCCGAGCACGCGGCCTCCTACGTGCGAGTGCGCGCCCCGCAGCAAACCGAGGTCGCCGACCTGCTGCGGCGCCAGGGGCTGGACGTCGTCGTGCAGGAGCAGGAGCTCCGGGTCCAGGGCCTGGACGCCGCCGCGATCGGGGAGCTCATCGGGAAGAGGGGCCTGCTCCTCCACGAGCTCACGCTCGTCCGCTCCTCGCTCGAGGACGCCTTCATGACGCTGACCGCCGACAGCGTGGAGTACCACGCGTCCACCGCCGCCGGGGTCCCCGCATGA
- a CDS encoding NAD(P)-binding domain-containing protein produces the protein MTSRPALRDVDVVVIGAGQAGLSTAWGLARQGFERGSGFVVLDGEAAPGGAWRHRWPSLTLGTTHRVHDLPGLPFTPVDDTVAAVESVPRYFAAYERHVDLPVVRPVRVTAVRRTGDERFRVETDRGVWTARAVVNATGTWTRPFVPRYPGQELFAGRQLHTVGYRSAEEFRGQHVVVVGGGASATQLLAEISRVTATTWVTRRPPVWREGPFDEDLGREVVAKVEEAVREGRRPGSVVGVTGLLVSTPYVRDGLDRGVLDRLPMFDRITADGVVWDPVDGQESRFVAADVILWATGFRAAVGHLAPLRLRDPGRGFRMAGTQVAGEPRLHLVGYGPSASTIGANRAGQAAARALRRELRPGTPLPRTA, from the coding sequence GTGACAAGCCGCCCCGCCCTCCGCGACGTCGACGTCGTGGTGATCGGCGCCGGGCAGGCTGGGCTCTCCACCGCATGGGGGCTGGCCCGGCAGGGCTTCGAACGCGGCAGCGGGTTCGTCGTCCTCGACGGCGAGGCCGCGCCCGGCGGGGCCTGGCGGCACCGCTGGCCCTCCCTCACCCTCGGCACCACGCACCGGGTGCACGACCTCCCCGGCCTGCCGTTCACCCCCGTCGACGACACGGTGGCGGCGGTGGAGTCGGTTCCCCGGTACTTCGCGGCGTACGAGCGGCACGTCGACCTCCCCGTCGTGCGGCCGGTCCGCGTCACCGCCGTCCGGCGCACCGGGGACGAGCGCTTCCGCGTGGAGACCGACCGTGGCGTGTGGACGGCCCGTGCCGTCGTGAACGCCACCGGCACCTGGACCCGCCCCTTCGTCCCCCGCTATCCCGGCCAGGAGCTGTTCGCCGGCCGGCAGCTGCACACCGTCGGCTACCGCTCCGCCGAGGAGTTCCGCGGGCAGCACGTCGTCGTCGTGGGCGGCGGCGCCTCGGCCACCCAGCTGCTGGCCGAGATCTCCCGCGTCACCGCCACGACGTGGGTCACCCGCCGGCCGCCGGTCTGGCGGGAGGGTCCGTTCGACGAGGACCTCGGCCGCGAGGTGGTCGCGAAGGTCGAGGAGGCGGTCCGCGAGGGACGGCGCCCCGGCAGCGTCGTCGGGGTGACCGGCCTGCTGGTGTCCACCCCGTACGTCCGCGACGGGCTCGACCGCGGGGTCCTCGACCGGCTGCCGATGTTCGACCGGATCACCGCCGACGGCGTCGTCTGGGACCCGGTGGACGGGCAGGAGAGCCGGTTCGTCGCCGCCGACGTGATCCTGTGGGCCACCGGCTTCCGGGCCGCGGTCGGCCACCTCGCCCCGCTGCGGCTGCGCGACCCCGGCCGCGGGTTCCGCATGGCCGGCACCCAGGTCGCCGGCGAGCCGCGGCTGCACCTGGTCGGCTACGGCCCCTCCGCGAGCACGATCGGCGCCAACCGCGCGGGACAGGCCGCTGCCCGGGCCCTGCGCCGTGAGCTGCGCCCCGGGACCCCCCTGCCCCGCACGGCCTGA